Proteins encoded together in one Gammaproteobacteria bacterium window:
- the queA gene encoding tRNA preQ1(34) S-adenosylmethionine ribosyltransferase-isomerase QueA, with translation MKLQDFQFELPDELIASVPAAKRSASRMLCLDRQNGNIRDGAFTDLIDLLNPGDLLVFNDTRVIPARLLGQKDTGGAVEVMVERVLDDHTVLAHVRASKSPKPGRRLLLENHINAEVIARENDLFQIRFDGNESVFALLEKYGRIPLPPYIERDAVETDKERYQTVYAREPGAVAAPTAGLHFDETVLQSLAEKGIDTAFVTLHVGAGTFQPIRVDTIEDHHMHHERIELDQLTADKIQHVKAQGGRVVAVGTTVVRVLESVARTGELKPFQGETDIFIYPGYRFHIVDALLTNFHLPGSTLLLLVSAFAGTDSILKAYHHAIESRYRFFSYGDAMFIASATSGDKK, from the coding sequence ATGAAGCTACAAGATTTTCAATTCGAACTGCCAGATGAATTGATCGCCTCGGTCCCGGCGGCAAAGCGCAGTGCCAGCCGTATGTTATGCCTGGACCGACAAAACGGCAACATACGCGATGGGGCGTTTACGGACCTAATCGACTTGTTGAACCCGGGAGATCTGCTGGTATTCAATGATACCCGTGTCATTCCCGCGCGCCTGCTGGGACAAAAAGACACCGGTGGCGCAGTGGAAGTCATGGTCGAGCGCGTCCTGGACGACCATACGGTGTTGGCCCATGTTCGTGCGAGTAAATCGCCCAAACCTGGCCGCCGCTTGTTACTCGAAAATCATATCAACGCGGAAGTCATTGCGCGTGAAAACGATTTGTTCCAAATTCGATTCGATGGCAATGAATCTGTTTTTGCTCTACTCGAAAAATACGGGCGTATTCCCTTGCCGCCGTATATTGAACGCGACGCTGTTGAGACCGACAAGGAGCGTTATCAGACAGTTTACGCGCGTGAGCCGGGAGCAGTAGCCGCACCAACGGCCGGACTACATTTTGACGAGACAGTCTTGCAGAGCCTGGCTGAAAAAGGTATCGATACCGCATTCGTTACACTCCACGTCGGTGCCGGAACGTTTCAACCGATTCGTGTCGATACGATAGAAGATCATCACATGCATCACGAACGCATCGAACTTGATCAATTAACAGCGGATAAAATTCAGCATGTCAAAGCACAGGGCGGTCGAGTTGTTGCTGTTGGTACTACCGTAGTCCGAGTGTTGGAGTCAGTCGCGCGTACAGGTGAACTCAAACCATTTCAAGGCGAAACAGACATCTTTATTTATCCCGGATATCGTTTCCATATTGTCGACGCCTTGCTAACCAATTTTCATTTACCGGGTTCGACATTGTTGTTGCTGGTGAGTGCCTTTGCCGGTACTGATTCAATTTTGAAGGCTTATCACCATGCCATTGAATCACGTTATCGTTTCTTTAGTTATGGCGACGCCATGTTTATCGCAAGCGCAACGAGCGGTGACAAGAAATGA
- a CDS encoding thioesterase domain-containing protein, which produces MKTICQELEQTLYHEIPLTQAMGIKAVAYDGTTLELSAPISLNSNHKSTFFGGSLYTVAVTTGWALLHLKTIERALQGHVVIHEASINYSLPVHSDVRGRCRVDAKEIERFERLYRRRGKSAITLSVELVDRDEKIAAVFSGRYALV; this is translated from the coding sequence ATGAAAACAATCTGCCAGGAATTGGAACAAACCTTATATCACGAGATACCACTGACGCAGGCTATGGGTATCAAGGCGGTCGCATATGATGGCACTACCCTGGAACTGTCCGCGCCCATAAGCTTGAACTCAAATCACAAATCGACTTTTTTCGGCGGCAGTCTATATACGGTTGCGGTGACCACCGGTTGGGCGCTCTTGCATTTGAAAACAATAGAGCGTGCACTGCAAGGTCATGTCGTCATCCATGAGGCTTCAATAAATTATTCCCTGCCGGTACACAGCGATGTGCGTGGTCGATGTCGTGTTGATGCAAAGGAAATTGAGAGATTTGAACGGCTTTATCGTCGACGGGGAAAATCGGCGATCACGCTCTCTGTTGAATTAGTTGATAGGGATGAAAAAATTGCGGCGGTGTTTTCCGGTCGTTACGCCCTGGTATAA
- a CDS encoding chemotaxis protein CheD — protein sequence MNQNTAASSDIQEEGESVYLMVGDLYFGNQAREVKTLLGSCVAITLWHKEHGIGGMCHIALPETRIDTPDPMNTRFADGAINTFIKYIAEIDLQPKNFTVGLYGGGQMFHYRDKESYIDIGAKNLAITKRLLSLHRFRIVEEDVSGPFYRHICLDLKTGKTTLKKTPVRETMD from the coding sequence ATGAATCAAAACACCGCAGCTTCCAGTGACATCCAAGAAGAAGGCGAGTCTGTCTACCTGATGGTCGGAGATCTCTATTTCGGCAATCAGGCCAGGGAAGTCAAAACCCTGTTAGGCTCTTGCGTCGCCATTACTTTATGGCACAAGGAACACGGTATTGGTGGCATGTGCCACATAGCCCTGCCGGAAACTCGAATTGATACGCCCGATCCGATGAATACACGATTTGCCGATGGCGCGATCAATACCTTCATCAAATATATTGCAGAAATCGATCTACAACCCAAGAACTTTACCGTTGGCCTGTATGGCGGTGGACAGATGTTCCATTACCGAGACAAGGAAAGCTACATTGATATTGGCGCAAAGAATCTTGCGATAACCAAGCGTTTATTGAGTTTGCATCGTTTTCGAATTGTCGAGGAAGATGTAAGTGGACCGTTTTACCGCCATATTTGTCTTGATCTTAAAACGGGCAAGACCACACTGAAGAAGACACCCGTACGCGAGACCATGGATTGA
- a CDS encoding lipase family protein, translated as MTHFATRWAFVLLALLSFSCSSLKVNEDVFPNFGDGYFYAQLADAAYLDLPELETKLYELGLALETSNKLVTERVQYFLARDKNSGLQIVVIRGTDSIEDAIVDARFAFVDDEVLEIRAHAGFDQAARRIADELFHKLVRDANIAIAGHSLGGAVSVLLGLHLKKAGLGVERIITFGQPKVMDRTAAVKYASLPVLRYTREKDIVPLVPPLSADHEHDWHIYWHVGDEILLHPQDNSYSRLGADLSVLRGVTSYYDDLIKARKLDAHSMSGYLVELEKRRHSSRLKELLDPE; from the coding sequence ATGACACATTTTGCTACGCGCTGGGCCTTCGTCTTACTAGCGCTACTGAGTTTTAGCTGTTCTTCACTTAAGGTGAATGAAGATGTCTTCCCCAACTTCGGTGATGGATATTTTTACGCGCAATTGGCCGACGCGGCTTATCTCGATCTACCCGAACTTGAAACCAAGCTCTATGAACTGGGGCTTGCACTGGAAACCAGCAACAAGCTGGTCACAGAGCGAGTACAGTATTTTCTCGCTAGAGATAAAAATAGCGGACTACAAATTGTTGTTATACGAGGCACGGATAGCATAGAAGACGCGATTGTCGATGCGCGCTTTGCATTCGTCGACGACGAGGTTCTTGAAATCCGCGCTCATGCTGGATTTGATCAGGCCGCCAGACGCATTGCCGATGAGTTGTTTCACAAGCTGGTGCGCGACGCCAATATTGCTATTGCCGGGCACAGCCTAGGCGGCGCTGTATCGGTTCTTTTAGGACTGCATCTCAAGAAAGCAGGTTTAGGCGTGGAACGCATTATTACTTTTGGTCAACCCAAGGTGATGGACCGAACGGCCGCGGTTAAATATGCCTCGCTGCCTGTCTTGCGCTACACCCGCGAAAAAGACATTGTCCCGCTCGTGCCACCCTTGTCTGCCGATCACGAGCACGATTGGCATATCTACTGGCATGTCGGCGACGAAATCCTGCTACACCCACAAGATAATAGCTATAGTCGCTTGGGCGCAGACCTCAGCGTACTTCGAGGGGTGACCAGCTATTACGACGATCTGATCAAAGCGCGTAAACTCGACGCGCACAGCATGAGTGGGTATCTTGTTGAACTGGAAAAACGTCGACATTCCTCACGTTTAAAGGAATTGCTGGATCCAGAATAA
- a CDS encoding YhcB family protein, with product MATAIMFLLFGLVVGGLIGYFLKKEDGGYKSRNEDLAKELERTQFELGKYKADVANHFLTTANLINNMTDSYRAVHEHLAEGANSLCAEQLGVERLEIRQTHLLDKQEKSSTPTEVHIEAPESENLETNPESVVAKENPVENVKTVH from the coding sequence ATGGCGACAGCGATTATGTTTCTGCTATTCGGGCTCGTGGTAGGAGGATTGATCGGCTACTTCTTAAAAAAAGAGGACGGTGGATATAAATCCAGGAATGAAGACCTCGCCAAGGAGCTGGAACGAACGCAATTCGAGTTAGGAAAATACAAGGCAGATGTTGCTAACCATTTTCTGACGACTGCCAACCTGATCAATAACATGACGGATAGTTACCGTGCCGTACATGAACACCTGGCAGAGGGGGCAAACTCCTTGTGCGCGGAACAATTGGGAGTGGAACGGCTGGAAATCCGCCAAACGCATTTACTGGACAAACAGGAGAAATCCTCTACTCCCACGGAAGTTCACATCGAGGCGCCTGAATCGGAAAACCTGGAAACCAACCCTGAATCGGTTGTTGCCAAGGAAAATCCTGTTGAGAACGTTAAAACAGTACATTAG
- a CDS encoding ATP-binding protein, with the protein MITLSDTRFRLLLPLLAGALLIWFSVRLLWPTFFVHYLKQIHIDLEQQMISERIGEFIADQAVESFDTDTFFSRHPLRHSWLSFQIFDQNGQPITPVLSQEHGVAEETVLLNVAYPEEENALYRARVRLSLDDASLNAYLLTEDAQFLFLGFLLFLLLPVYLAQRGLINRSNIRTKIIQREDEERLGSLMEELNQIRQEEQQRHTENVEYQKAIMEHVVDGIITIDSKGIILSFNHAAETIFGYARDQVIGKSVNILIGNQLEMMSHEKYLDDYMNKKKKAGIIGIGRDVFAKRKNGEIFPMDLAVNRVDTKAGTVFVGIVRDISERKRLEDNIIKAQQSAELASEYKTRLMTNVSHEIRTPLNGILGMLDLLQHSRLDDEQQQFISAANESGHSLLKLVNDLLDFSQLESGKIKMEFVPFNLNQLANDVRDLFLSKALAKGLNFEVHHNLHKDCIVISDPIRLRQVLSNIIGNAVKFTPQGKIETRFSLIPSPEGPDTPHFDADIHLENEQAAMLHIEVNDTGIGIDEAKVRQIFEPFTQADNSITRNYGGTGLGLSISKEIIDSLGGDIRVESLPNQGSSFSILIPTLTGAISAPSTNISPPTRPTGVMIFGGTQNVYRTILPTLKALSIRYDVSASLDECLQLLSRSQENGHPFDVLLLELTAESRQIISDIRRHSATSALKIIGIKTGHDSNMDWEVDILLPNKTNNAGFINAINAINRVGIGSN; encoded by the coding sequence ATGATTACCTTAAGCGATACACGGTTTAGACTGCTGCTTCCATTGCTAGCAGGTGCGCTGCTGATTTGGTTTAGCGTCAGATTGTTGTGGCCTACTTTTTTTGTTCACTATCTCAAACAAATCCACATTGATTTGGAGCAGCAGATGATCTCTGAGCGTATTGGAGAATTTATCGCTGACCAGGCGGTGGAGTCTTTTGATACCGACACGTTTTTTTCCAGACACCCTTTACGTCATTCCTGGCTATCCTTTCAGATCTTCGATCAAAATGGCCAACCGATCACCCCGGTTCTCAGCCAGGAGCATGGAGTTGCTGAAGAAACCGTGCTCTTAAACGTCGCCTACCCTGAAGAAGAAAATGCATTATATCGCGCACGGGTCAGACTAAGTCTGGATGACGCCAGTCTCAATGCGTATCTATTGACTGAAGACGCACAGTTCCTATTTTTAGGCTTTCTACTTTTCCTTTTGCTTCCTGTTTATCTGGCGCAACGTGGATTAATCAATCGCTCTAACATTCGAACAAAAATAATTCAGCGTGAAGATGAAGAGCGACTTGGTAGTCTTATGGAAGAGCTCAATCAGATTCGTCAGGAAGAACAACAACGACACACCGAAAATGTTGAGTACCAAAAAGCTATTATGGAACACGTTGTCGACGGGATTATCACCATCGATAGCAAAGGCATTATTTTGTCATTTAACCATGCTGCCGAAACAATTTTTGGATATGCGCGAGACCAAGTCATCGGAAAGAGCGTTAACATTCTGATCGGAAATCAACTGGAAATGATGAGTCATGAAAAGTATCTTGACGACTACATGAACAAGAAAAAGAAAGCAGGAATTATTGGAATAGGCCGCGATGTATTCGCCAAGAGAAAAAACGGCGAGATATTCCCCATGGACCTGGCCGTCAATCGCGTGGACACCAAAGCTGGTACGGTGTTCGTCGGAATTGTCCGCGACATTTCCGAGCGTAAACGCCTGGAGGATAACATCATTAAAGCGCAACAATCGGCGGAACTCGCCTCAGAATACAAAACCCGCCTGATGACAAATGTCAGTCACGAAATCCGCACGCCTCTCAATGGCATATTAGGAATGCTCGACCTATTGCAACACAGCCGTTTGGATGATGAACAACAACAGTTCATCTCCGCCGCCAATGAGTCCGGACATTCTCTTTTAAAGCTGGTGAATGATTTGCTTGATTTTTCCCAACTGGAATCTGGCAAGATCAAGATGGAGTTTGTCCCGTTCAATCTAAATCAGCTGGCCAACGATGTGCGAGACTTATTTCTAAGCAAAGCACTTGCAAAAGGATTGAATTTCGAAGTTCACCACAATCTGCACAAAGATTGTATCGTCATTTCTGATCCCATCCGCTTACGTCAGGTACTGTCCAACATTATTGGTAACGCAGTGAAATTTACACCACAGGGAAAAATCGAAACTCGATTTTCTCTGATTCCTTCTCCAGAGGGACCAGACACGCCACACTTTGATGCGGACATTCATCTCGAAAATGAACAAGCCGCAATGCTACACATCGAAGTAAACGACACCGGCATCGGTATTGACGAAGCAAAAGTGAGACAAATATTTGAGCCTTTTACCCAAGCAGACAATTCAATTACGCGAAATTACGGCGGCACAGGATTAGGACTGAGTATAAGCAAAGAAATTATCGATAGCTTGGGCGGAGATATACGCGTGGAGTCATTACCAAATCAGGGCAGTAGTTTTTCGATTCTCATACCAACGCTGACCGGCGCAATTAGTGCCCCATCGACTAACATTTCTCCTCCCACCAGACCGACTGGAGTCATGATATTCGGCGGTACGCAAAACGTCTACCGCACCATATTACCAACGCTGAAGGCTTTATCTATTCGCTACGATGTATCCGCCAGTCTTGACGAATGTTTGCAGTTGCTCTCACGAAGCCAGGAAAACGGACACCCTTTCGATGTCTTATTACTCGAACTCACCGCCGAGTCAAGACAAATCATCTCCGACATCCGCCGCCACAGTGCGACATCCGCACTGAAAATCATCGGTATAAAGACCGGACACGATAGCAATATGGATTGGGAAGTTGATATTTTGTTGCCGAATAAAACCAACAATGCCGGTTTTATCAACGCCATTAATGCCATCAACAGGGTAGGCATAGGCAGCAACTAG
- the amrA gene encoding AmmeMemoRadiSam system protein A: protein MSSIETPYSQEEQKILLDIARASIENGLRVGVALEPVTGNYPAPLQELRATFVTLKKTGELRGCIGTLSAIRPLVNDVAHNAYAAAFEDPRFPSMQSKELPDTTLSISILSEATPISFGSEQDLIAQLRPGVDGLIISDGYHRATFLPSVWESLESPEEFLNHLKHKAGLSPSYWSDTLKAQRYTSFSIDETSFGS, encoded by the coding sequence ATGTCTTCTATTGAAACGCCCTATAGCCAGGAAGAACAAAAAATCTTGCTGGATATCGCTCGCGCCTCTATCGAAAATGGGCTACGCGTCGGGGTGGCGCTTGAACCAGTGACAGGAAATTATCCTGCTCCGTTACAAGAACTACGTGCAACTTTTGTCACCTTAAAAAAAACAGGAGAGCTACGCGGGTGCATCGGCACGCTGAGCGCGATACGCCCACTGGTTAATGATGTTGCCCACAACGCCTATGCCGCGGCATTTGAAGACCCACGTTTTCCATCGATGCAAAGCAAGGAACTCCCGGACACCACGTTGTCGATATCAATTTTGTCCGAGGCCACGCCCATAAGTTTTGGTTCTGAGCAGGATTTGATAGCGCAATTGAGACCCGGTGTAGATGGCTTGATTATTTCTGACGGGTACCACCGAGCCACCTTCCTGCCATCGGTATGGGAAAGCCTGGAAAGCCCAGAGGAATTTCTCAACCATCTAAAGCATAAAGCAGGGCTTTCTCCGAGCTACTGGTCGGATACGCTAAAGGCCCAACGCTACACCAGTTTTTCCATTGACGAGACTTCGTTTGGCAGCTAA
- the amrB gene encoding AmmeMemoRadiSam system protein B, with translation MHRQAAVAGMFYPQNSRELGDMVDYMLNAASQQQILPKAIIAPHAGYIYSGKIAASVYKLTETLRDKIKTVALFGPSHRVAFSGLAVSDASYFDTPLGEVPLDRTKVESVSSLPQVHVLNQAHAQEHSLEVQLPFLQKTLGTFSLVPIVVGDSRADEVAEVMEWLWNEEDTLIVVSSDLSHYHSYTVAQRMDAETSAAIERLDGDDIGDEDACGRNPIKGLLCLAAKHRWQVKTVDLRNSGDTAGSKDRVVGYGAYVFY, from the coding sequence ATACATCGGCAAGCAGCTGTCGCGGGCATGTTCTATCCACAGAACTCGCGCGAACTGGGCGATATGGTCGATTACATGTTAAACGCGGCAAGCCAACAGCAAATTTTACCCAAGGCGATAATTGCGCCCCACGCCGGATATATTTATTCTGGCAAAATCGCAGCGAGCGTTTATAAACTGACTGAAACACTCAGGGACAAGATCAAGACGGTTGCATTGTTTGGTCCATCTCACCGCGTCGCCTTTTCAGGCTTGGCAGTTTCTGACGCAAGCTACTTCGATACCCCTTTGGGTGAAGTGCCACTGGATCGAACAAAAGTCGAATCTGTCTCCAGCCTTCCGCAAGTACACGTACTTAATCAAGCCCACGCGCAAGAACACAGTCTCGAGGTACAACTACCTTTTTTACAAAAAACACTTGGTACGTTTTCACTTGTGCCGATTGTTGTCGGGGATAGTAGAGCCGACGAAGTCGCTGAAGTGATGGAATGGTTATGGAATGAAGAAGACACCTTGATTGTCGTCAGTTCTGATCTCAGCCACTACCATAGCTACACTGTCGCGCAGCGTATGGATGCCGAAACCAGCGCTGCTATCGAACGACTGGACGGTGATGATATTGGCGACGAAGATGCGTGTGGTCGAAATCCCATCAAAGGACTGTTATGTCTGGCCGCAAAACATCGTTGGCAAGTGAAGACAGTAGACCTACGCAACTCTGGCGATACCGCCGGTAGCAAAGATCGCGTCGTCGGATATGGTGCTTATGTCTTCTATTGA
- the amrS gene encoding AmmeMemoRadiSam system radical SAM enzyme, protein METLDASTVKTRYWHMLDDGRVQCDLCPRYCKLHEGQHGLCFIRANIENELVLTSYGRSSGFCIDPIEKKPLNHFLPGTSVFSFGTAGCNLACKFCQNWDISKSRETRTLADDAMPDKIARVAAQEACRSVAYTYNDPVIFHEYAIDVARACQEHQLKSVAVTAGYICDTPRKEFFSYMDAANVDLKAFTDDFYWKVTGSHLQNILETLVYIKHETNVWLETTTLLIPGMNDSATEIEEMTSWVVKALGPDVPMHFSAFHPSWKMMDKPATPPQTLALARKIAMDNGVRYAYTGNVHDKAGQSTYCHQCGEILIGRDWYVLSDWNLDAQGRCIKCSTPCAGVFEEQPGNWGSRRKPVNMHNHI, encoded by the coding sequence ATGGAAACCTTGGACGCCTCTACAGTCAAAACCCGCTATTGGCATATGCTGGACGATGGGCGTGTGCAATGCGATCTTTGTCCACGTTACTGCAAGTTGCATGAGGGGCAGCACGGTCTGTGTTTTATCCGTGCCAATATTGAAAACGAATTAGTGCTTACCAGCTATGGGCGATCCAGCGGGTTTTGCATTGATCCGATCGAGAAAAAACCGCTAAACCACTTTTTACCCGGAACTTCTGTTTTTTCATTTGGTACCGCAGGGTGTAATCTGGCATGTAAGTTTTGTCAGAACTGGGATATCAGCAAGTCACGTGAAACGCGTACCCTGGCCGATGATGCGATGCCGGACAAAATTGCCCGTGTCGCCGCACAGGAAGCTTGTCGCAGCGTTGCCTATACCTATAACGACCCGGTAATTTTTCATGAATACGCCATTGATGTTGCCCGGGCTTGTCAGGAACACCAGCTCAAATCGGTAGCGGTCACCGCAGGTTATATCTGTGATACGCCGCGCAAGGAATTTTTTTCCTACATGGACGCCGCCAATGTGGACCTTAAAGCGTTCACCGATGATTTTTACTGGAAGGTCACTGGCAGTCACTTGCAAAACATTCTGGAAACACTGGTCTATATCAAACACGAAACCAATGTGTGGCTGGAGACGACCACGCTACTCATCCCTGGCATGAACGACTCGGCAACGGAAATTGAAGAGATGACGAGTTGGGTGGTAAAAGCACTCGGGCCAGATGTACCCATGCATTTCAGTGCCTTTCATCCCTCGTGGAAAATGATGGACAAACCTGCTACGCCACCACAGACACTGGCACTCGCACGAAAGATTGCGATGGACAACGGCGTGCGCTACGCCTATACCGGCAATGTACATGACAAGGCAGGGCAGAGCACGTATTGTCATCAATGCGGAGAAATATTAATTGGCCGTGACTGGTATGTACTAAGCGACTGGAATCTTGATGCACAGGGCAGGTGCATAAAATGTTCAACACCTTGTGCCGGTGTTTTCGAAGAACAGCCTGGCAACTGGGGAAGTCGCCGCAAACCGGTCAATATGCACAATCATATTTAG
- a CDS encoding ACT domain-containing protein, whose amino-acid sequence MKQITIISPNRPGVMADISETLAQAGININHIDAETFNESAIIIMNVDNYDRALYELQKFPDLKAVSEDAIVIRIENKPGALAQISTRFKNANINIRSIRFLERDEDYGLVAISTERTEEAMQLVNDVLVA is encoded by the coding sequence ATGAAGCAGATTACCATCATCTCCCCCAACCGCCCCGGCGTTATGGCCGATATCTCCGAAACCCTGGCGCAGGCTGGCATCAATATCAATCATATCGACGCCGAGACCTTTAACGAATCGGCCATTATTATTATGAATGTCGATAACTACGATCGAGCGCTCTACGAGTTACAAAAATTCCCTGACCTCAAGGCAGTGAGCGAGGATGCGATAGTGATACGCATTGAAAACAAACCGGGGGCGCTGGCACAAATTTCTACGCGCTTCAAGAATGCCAATATCAATATACGCAGCATACGCTTTCTGGAGCGCGATGAAGATTACGGCTTAGTGGCCATCTCTACTGAGCGGACAGAGGAAGCTATGCAACTCGTGAACGACGTACTCGTCGCATAA
- a CDS encoding histidine decarboxylase, translating to MINKHPLYTPDMLSAEDRARLDKLLEKFEYEADRFLGYPCTRDFDFSPLFPFMFYPLNNVGDPFEDTTFRLNTHDIECEVLEYFREYTEAPKNGFWGYMTNGGTEGNMYGIYLARELHPNGVVYYSEDTHYSVAKILRLLHARNIMIRSLPNGEIDYEDLKETLRIHRDVPPIIFANIGTTMKGAVDNLDKIKAVLNDLAIRDYYIHADAALSGMILPFVKDPQPWNFRSGVDSVSISGHKMIGSPIPCGVVIAKKANVERIARSVEYIGTLDTTLTGSRNAITPLFLWYAIRAQGWEGFRKIILRCFKTADYAITKFKQAGIDAWRNNNSITVVFPRPGPQIMKKWQLAVHGNHAHIITMPHVEERHINAILQDLIDDMKKGNVA from the coding sequence ATGATAAACAAACACCCGCTTTATACTCCAGACATGCTTAGTGCGGAAGATCGCGCCAGACTCGACAAACTTCTGGAAAAATTTGAATATGAAGCCGATCGCTTTCTAGGCTATCCGTGTACGCGCGACTTCGATTTCTCGCCCCTGTTTCCATTTATGTTTTATCCGCTCAACAACGTTGGTGATCCGTTTGAAGACACAACTTTTCGGCTGAATACTCACGACATCGAGTGTGAGGTGCTGGAATATTTTCGTGAATATACTGAAGCACCCAAAAACGGATTCTGGGGCTACATGACGAATGGCGGCACCGAAGGCAATATGTACGGTATTTATCTCGCGCGCGAACTGCATCCCAATGGTGTCGTCTATTATTCAGAAGATACGCATTACAGTGTAGCCAAAATTCTACGACTGCTGCATGCGCGTAACATTATGATACGCAGCCTGCCCAATGGCGAGATCGACTACGAAGATTTGAAAGAAACTTTGCGTATACACCGTGACGTACCACCGATCATATTCGCCAATATTGGTACAACCATGAAGGGTGCTGTCGACAATCTCGATAAAATTAAAGCCGTACTGAATGACCTCGCCATTCGCGATTACTATATACATGCGGATGCGGCTCTAAGCGGCATGATTTTGCCTTTTGTCAAAGATCCACAGCCGTGGAATTTTCGGTCCGGTGTCGACAGTGTGTCGATTAGCGGTCACAAAATGATAGGTTCACCGATCCCTTGCGGTGTTGTCATTGCGAAAAAGGCCAATGTCGAACGCATCGCACGTTCGGTTGAATACATCGGCACCCTGGATACCACGCTCACTGGCTCACGCAATGCGATTACTCCCCTATTTTTGTGGTATGCCATACGTGCACAAGGTTGGGAAGGATTTCGCAAAATCATTTTGCGCTGTTTTAAAACGGCCGATTACGCGATTACTAAATTCAAACAGGCGGGAATCGATGCCTGGCGAAATAATAATTCGATTACTGTAGTTTTTCCGCGTCCAGGCCCACAAATCATGAAAAAATGGCAACTTGCGGTTCACGGTAATCATGCGCATATAATTACCATGCCCCATGTGGAAGAGCGGCACATCAATGCCATACTGCAAGACTTAATTGACGATATGAAGAAAGGGAATGTTGCATGA
- a CDS encoding antibiotic biosynthesis monooxygenase: MHVTLVHVSVKDAHVNDFIEACRLNHEASIKENGNRRFDILQSAEEPTKFVLYEAYVGEAEAKAHKETQHYHAWRETVADWMAEPRKGVAYQGVFPKQ; this comes from the coding sequence ATGCATGTCACTCTAGTCCATGTTTCGGTTAAAGATGCCCATGTAAATGATTTTATTGAGGCATGTCGTTTGAATCACGAGGCATCTATCAAGGAGAACGGGAATCGTCGCTTTGATATTTTACAGTCTGCAGAAGAGCCTACAAAATTTGTGCTATATGAGGCTTATGTCGGCGAAGCAGAGGCTAAAGCTCACAAAGAAACTCAACATTACCATGCCTGGCGTGAAACCGTCGCTGACTGGATGGCAGAGCCACGCAAAGGAGTTGCCTATCAAGGGGTATTTCCCAAACAATAG